Proteins encoded within one genomic window of Spodoptera frugiperda isolate SF20-4 chromosome 7, AGI-APGP_CSIRO_Sfru_2.0, whole genome shotgun sequence:
- the LOC118265972 gene encoding probable RNA-binding protein CG14230 isoform X7, with translation MISATRLFVGNLPENTEEKELYSAFSHFGEITSVDLKCKPGDTKESKKFAFVSLSADNGNVESCIKHFTKADFKGHILYVTRARESFLERLQRERELAKIKEAEKLAEEESLPKDNPVLKLSSKLNPRKRKAELNQVTEHNHRSNKQVEEWNKSYEYQQKTQKHQRDESRLLVGDTADNKNLSAATEADKRKHEAEKKRLESMKKKRQEFKEKKMIIKSGLTGVDKVQNKKVIFSDAEDETPRVTKTHTITNKRHQNTVLFEDDDADDSNDELNFEVKKQFEGKKGQKVLDLQSRYKSDKRFTLDERFIDDDEDEESENKQNNTTEEVELGTEDEKAKQMNILQDVLGVTLKTKYSENNDSKKSKPKPGMLRFDPLQPEHAKFLAPVEPKPDLNKKIKKKTKDKQEVVKEVEPEPEGPKIEVSKEQFYKVSDALKEAIAQPSQFSLRSLFGSKDNDEDDDENKGPQEQETDYIPLEAPKAKKVKNPLDPKEKNPFVYDSSDSETEEADPKADKVEKMETLPAPVTETKAVWKENLFFTKFDSRLKEGLESFNKAPENEIQKERRELKSLMKKRIYNKDRKNQMFKKKIGGKKKSLKKPYRNKG, from the exons ATGATATCTGCTACCCGCTTGTTTGTTGGGAATCTCCCAGAAAATACAGAAGAAAAAGAATTGTACTCGGCCTTCTCTCATTTTGGAGAGATAACGAGTGTGGATTTGAAATGCAAACCTGGCGATACAAAAGAAAGCAAGAAGTTTGCTTTTGTTTCGCTATCCGCTGATAATGGGAATGTGGAATCAT GTATCAAACACTTTACTAAGGCAGATTTTAAGGGCCACATACTTTATGTGACCAGAGCAAGAGAAAGTTTCTTAGAAAGACTACAAAGGGAGAGAGAACTAGCAAAAATCAAAGAAGCTGAAAAG TTAGCTGAAGAAGAAAGTTTACCCAAGGATAATCCTGTATTGAAATTAAGTAGCAAACTGAATCCGAGAAAAAGGAAAGCAGAACTAAACCAAGTGACAGAGCATAACCATAGAAGTAATAAGCAAGTAGAGGAGTGGAATAAATCTTATGAATATCAACAGAAAACACAGAAACATCAAAGAGATGAATCCCGTCTACTTGTCGGAGACACCGCTGATAACAAAAACTTGTCTGCTGCCACTGAAGCTGATAAAAGGAAGCATGAGGCAGAAAAAAAACGATTGGAATCCATGAAGAAGAAGAGGCAGGAGTTTAAGGAAAAGAAAATGATCATCAAATCGGGATTAACTGGAGTT gataaagtacaaaataaaaaagtaatattttctgATGCGGAGGACGAAACACCAAGAGTAACAAAAACACATACCATTACAAATAAAAGACACCAAAATACGGTCCTATTTGAAgatgatgatgctgatgatTCCAATGATGAATTGAACTTTGAAgttaaaaaacaatttgaaGGCAAAAAGGGCCAGAag GTTTTAGATTTGCAATCGAGATACAAATCTGATAAACGTTTCACCTTAGATGAAAGGTTCATTGACGATGATGAGGATGAGGAAAGTGagaataaacaaaacaacactaCCGAAGAAGTAGAATTAGGTACAGAAGATGAAAAAGCTAAACAAATGAATATATTACAAGATGTACTCGGTGTtacacttaaaactaaatattcgGAAAATAATGATAGCAAAAAAAGCAA aCCTAAACCAGGAATGCTTCGATTTGATCCTCTTCAACCGGAACATGCCAAATTCTTGGCGCCAGTTGAACCCAAACCggacctaaataaaaaaataaagaaaaaaactaaagatAAGCAAGAAGTTGTAAAAGAAGTAGAACCCGAACCAGAAGGACCGAAGATTGAAGTTTCAaaagaacaattttataaagTCAGTGATGCATTGAAAGAAGCTATTGCACAACCAAGTCAATTTAGTTTGAGAAGTCTGTTTGGCAGTAAGGATAATGAcgaagatgatgatgaaaataaag GCCCACAAGAACAAGAAACTGACTACATACCCCTTGAAGCTCCGAAAgcaaaaaaagtgaaaaatccTCTAGATCCTAAAGAGAAGAATCCATTTGTTTACGATTCTTCTGACTCGGAAACTGAGGAAGCAGATCCAAAAGCGGACAAAGTGGAGAAAATGGAGACTTTACCAGCACCTGTGACTGAAACTAAAGCTGTGTGGAAAGAAAATTTATTCTTCACCAAATTTGATTCACGGCTTAAAG AAGGATTAGAGTCCTTCAACAAAGCACCTGAAAACGAAATTCAAAAGGAACGAAGGGAATTGAAGTCACTGATGAAGAAACGCATCTATAACAAGGACAGAAAGAACCAAATGTTCAAAAAGAAGATAGGAGGCAAaaagaaatctttaaaaaaaccaTATAGAAATAAaggttga
- the LOC118265972 gene encoding probable RNA-binding protein CG14230 isoform X3 yields the protein MISATRLFVGNLPENTEEKELYSAFSHFGEITSVDLKCKPGDTKESKKFAFVSLSADNGNVESCIKHFTKADFKGHILYVTRARESFLERLQRERELAKIKEAEKLAEEESLPKDNPVLKLSSKLNPRKRKAELNQVTEHNHRSNKQVEEWNKSYEYQQKTQKHQRDESRLLVGDTADNKNLSAATEADKRKHEAEKKRLESMKKKRQEFKEKKMIIKSGLTGVDKVQNKKVIFSDAEDETPRVTKTHTITNKRHQNTVLFEDDDADDSNDELNFEVKKQFEGKKGQKVLDLQSRYKSDKRFTLDERFIDDDEDEESENKQNNTTEEVELGTEDEKAKQMNILQDVLGVTLKTKYSENNDSKKSKPKLGMLRFDPLQPEHAKFLAPVEPKPDLNKKIKKKTKDKQEVVKEVEPEPEGPKIEVSKEQFYKVSDALKEAIAQPSQFSLRSLFGSKDNDEDDDENKGPQEQETDYIPLEAPKAKKVKNPLDPKEKNPFVYDSSDSETEEADPKADKVEKMETLPAPVTETKAVWKENLFFTKFDSRLKEGLESFNKAPENEIQKERRELKSLMKKRIYNKDRKNQMFKKKIGGKKKSLKKPYRNKG from the exons ATGATATCTGCTACCCGCTTGTTTGTTGGGAATCTCCCAGAAAATACAGAAGAAAAAGAATTGTACTCGGCCTTCTCTCATTTTGGAGAGATAACGAGTGTGGATTTGAAATGCAAACCTGGCGATACAAAAGAAAGCAAGAAGTTTGCTTTTGTTTCGCTATCCGCTGATAATGGGAATGTGGAATCAT GTATCAAACACTTTACTAAGGCAGATTTTAAGGGCCACATACTTTATGTGACCAGAGCAAGAGAAAGTTTCTTAGAAAGACTACAAAGGGAGAGAGAACTAGCAAAAATCAAAGAAGCTGAAAAG TTAGCTGAAGAAGAAAGTTTACCCAAGGATAATCCTGTATTGAAATTAAGTAGCAAACTGAATCCGAGAAAAAGGAAAGCAGAACTAAACCAAGTGACAGAGCATAACCATAGAAGTAATAAGCAAGTAGAGGAGTGGAATAAATCTTATGAATATCAACAGAAAACACAGAAACATCAAAGAGATGAATCCCGTCTACTTGTCGGAGACACCGCTGATAACAAAAACTTGTCTGCTGCCACTGAAGCTGATAAAAGGAAGCATGAGGCAGAAAAAAAACGATTGGAATCCATGAAGAAGAAGAGGCAGGAGTTTAAGGAAAAGAAAATGATCATCAAATCGGGATTAACTGGAGTT gataaagtacaaaataaaaaagtaatattttctgATGCGGAGGACGAAACACCAAGAGTAACAAAAACACATACCATTACAAATAAAAGACACCAAAATACGGTCCTATTTGAAgatgatgatgctgatgatTCCAATGATGAATTGAACTTTGAAgttaaaaaacaatttgaaGGCAAAAAGGGCCAGAag GTTTTAGATTTGCAATCGAGATACAAATCTGATAAACGTTTCACCTTAGATGAAAGGTTCATTGACGATGATGAGGATGAGGAAAGTGagaataaacaaaacaacactaCCGAAGAAGTAGAATTAGGTACAGAAGATGAAAAAGCTAAACAAATGAATATATTACAAGATGTACTCGGTGTtacacttaaaactaaatattcgGAAAATAATGATAGCAAAAAAAGCAA aCCTAAACTAGGAATGCTTCGATTTGATCCTCTTCAACCGGAACATGCCAAATTCTTGGCGCCAGTTGAACCCAAACCggacctaaataaaaaaataaagaaaaaaactaaagatAAGCAAGAAGTTGTAAAAGAAGTAGAACCCGAACCAGAAGGACCGAAGATTGAAGTTTCAaaagaacaattttataaagTCAGTGATGCATTGAAAGAAGCTATTGCACAACCAAGTCAATTTAGTTTGAGAAGTCTGTTTGGCAGTAAGGATAATGAcgaagatgatgatgaaaataaag GCCCACAAGAACAAGAAACTGACTACATACCCCTTGAAGCTCCGAAAgcaaaaaaagtgaaaaatccTCTAGATCCTAAAGAGAAGAATCCATTTGTTTACGATTCTTCTGACTCGGAAACTGAGGAAGCAGATCCAAAAGCGGACAAAGTGGAGAAAATGGAGACTTTACCAGCACCTGTGACTGAAACTAAAGCTGTGTGGAAAGAAAATTTATTCTTCACCAAATTTGATTCACGGCTTAAAG AAGGATTAGAGTCCTTCAACAAAGCACCTGAAAACGAAATTCAAAAGGAACGAAGGGAATTGAAGTCACTGATGAAGAAACGCATCTATAACAAGGACAGAAAGAACCAAATGTTCAAAAAGAAGATAGGAGGCAAaaagaaatctttaaaaaaaccaTATAGAAATAAaggttga
- the LOC118265972 gene encoding probable RNA-binding protein CG14230 isoform X2 has protein sequence MISATRLFVGNLPENTEEKELYSAFSHFGEITSVDLKCKPGDTKESKKFAFVSLSADNGNVESCIKHFTKADFKGHILYVTRARESFLERLQRERELAKIKEAEKLAEEESLPKDNPVLKLSSKLNPRKRKAELNQVTEHNHRSNKQVEEWNKSYEYQQKTQKHQRDESRLLVGDTADNKNLSAATEADKRKHEAEKKRLESMKKKRQEFKEKKMIIKSGLTGVDKVQNKKVIFSDAEDETPRVTKTHTITNKRHQNTVLFEDDDADDSNDELNFEVKKQFEGKKGQKVLDLQSRYKSDKRFTLDERFIDDDEDEESENKQSNTTEEVELGTEDEKAKQMNILQDVLGVTLKTKYSENNDSKKSKPKPGMLRFDPLQPEHAKFLAPVEPKPDLNKKIKKKTKDKQEVVKEVEPEPEGPKIEVSKEQFYKVSDALKEAIAQPSQFSLRSLFGSKDNDEDDDENKGPQEQETDYIPLEAPKAKKVKNPLDPKEKNPFVYDSSDSETEEADPKADKVEKMETLPAPVTETKAVWKENLFFTKFDSRLKEGLESFNKAPENEIQKERRELKSLMKKRIYNKDRKNQMFKKKIGGKKKSLKKPYRNKG, from the exons ATGATATCTGCTACCCGCTTGTTTGTTGGGAATCTCCCAGAAAATACAGAAGAAAAAGAATTGTACTCGGCCTTCTCTCATTTTGGAGAGATAACGAGTGTGGATTTGAAATGCAAACCTGGCGATACAAAAGAAAGCAAGAAGTTTGCTTTTGTTTCGCTATCCGCTGATAATGGGAATGTGGAATCAT GTATCAAACACTTTACTAAGGCAGATTTTAAGGGCCACATACTTTATGTGACCAGAGCAAGAGAAAGTTTCTTAGAAAGACTACAAAGGGAGAGAGAACTAGCAAAAATCAAAGAAGCTGAAAAG TTAGCTGAAGAAGAAAGTTTACCCAAGGATAATCCTGTATTGAAATTAAGTAGCAAACTGAATCCGAGAAAAAGGAAAGCAGAACTAAACCAAGTGACAGAGCATAACCATAGAAGTAATAAGCAAGTAGAGGAGTGGAATAAATCTTATGAATATCAACAGAAAACACAGAAACATCAAAGAGATGAATCCCGTCTACTTGTCGGAGACACCGCTGATAACAAAAACTTGTCTGCTGCCACTGAAGCTGATAAAAGGAAGCATGAGGCAGAAAAAAAACGATTGGAATCCATGAAGAAGAAGAGGCAGGAGTTTAAGGAAAAGAAAATGATCATCAAATCGGGATTAACTGGAGTT gataaagtacaaaataaaaaagtaatattttctgATGCGGAGGACGAAACACCAAGAGTAACAAAAACACATACCATTACAAATAAAAGACACCAAAATACGGTCCTATTTGAAgatgatgatgctgatgatTCCAATGATGAATTGAACTTTGAAgttaaaaaacaatttgaaGGCAAAAAGGGCCAGAag GTTTTAGATTTGCAATCGAGATACAAATCTGATAAACGTTTCACCTTAGATGAAAGGTTCATTGACGATGATGAGGATGAGGAAAGTGAGAATAAACAAAGCAACACTACCGAAGAAGTAGAATTAGGTACAGAAGATGAAAAAGCTAAACAAATGAATATATTACAAGATGTACTCGGTGTtacacttaaaactaaatattcgGAAAATAATGATAGCAAAAAAAGCAA aCCTAAACCAGGAATGCTTCGATTTGATCCTCTTCAACCGGAACATGCCAAATTCTTGGCGCCAGTTGAACCCAAACCggacctaaataaaaaaataaagaaaaaaactaaagatAAGCAAGAAGTTGTAAAAGAAGTAGAACCCGAACCAGAAGGACCGAAGATTGAAGTTTCAaaagaacaattttataaagTCAGTGATGCATTGAAAGAAGCTATTGCACAACCAAGTCAATTTAGTTTGAGAAGTCTGTTTGGCAGTAAGGATAATGAcgaagatgatgatgaaaataaag GCCCACAAGAACAAGAAACTGACTACATACCCCTTGAAGCTCCGAAAgcaaaaaaagtgaaaaatccTCTAGATCCTAAAGAGAAGAATCCATTTGTTTACGATTCTTCTGACTCGGAAACTGAGGAAGCAGATCCAAAAGCGGACAAAGTGGAGAAAATGGAGACTTTACCAGCACCTGTGACTGAAACTAAAGCTGTGTGGAAAGAAAATTTATTCTTCACCAAATTTGATTCACGGCTTAAAG AAGGATTAGAGTCCTTCAACAAAGCACCTGAAAACGAAATTCAAAAGGAACGAAGGGAATTGAAGTCACTGATGAAGAAACGCATCTATAACAAGGACAGAAAGAACCAAATGTTCAAAAAGAAGATAGGAGGCAAaaagaaatctttaaaaaaaccaTATAGAAATAAaggttga
- the LOC118265972 gene encoding probable RNA-binding protein CG14230 isoform X4: MISATRLFVGNLPENTEEKELYSAFSHFGEITSVDLKCKPGDTKESKKFAFVSLSADNGNVESCIKHFTKADFKGHILYVTRARESFLERLQRERELAKIKEAEKLAEEESLPKDNPVLKLSSKLNPRKRKAELNQVTEHNHRSNKQVEEWNKSYEYQQKTQKHQRDESRLLVGDTADNKNLSAATEADKRKHEAEKKRLESMKKKRQEFKEKKMIIKSGLTGVDKVQNKKVIFSDAEDETPRVTKTHTITNKRHQNTVLFEDDDADDSNDELNFEVKKQFEGKKGQKVLDLQSRYKSDKRFTLDERFIDDDEDEESENKQSNTTEEVELGTEDEKAKQMNILQDVLGVTLKTKYSENNDSKKSKPKPGMLRFDPLQPEHAKFLAPVEPKPDLNKKIKKKTKDKQEVVKEVEPEPEGPKIEVSKEQFYKVSDALKEAIAQPSQFSLRSLFGSKDNDEDDDENKGPQEQETDYIPLEAPKAKKVKNPLDPKEKNPFVYDSSDSETEEADPKADKVEKMETLPAPVTETKAVWKENLFFTKFDSRLKEGLESFNKAPENEIQKERRELKSLMKKRIYNKDRKNQMFKKKIGGKKKSLKKPYRNKG; the protein is encoded by the exons ATGATATCTGCTACCCGCTTGTTTGTTGGGAATCTCCCAGAAAATACAGAAGAAAAAGAATTGTACTCGGCCTTCTCTCATTTTGGAGAGATAACGAGTGTGGATTTGAAATGCAAACCTGGCGATACAAAAGAAAGCAAGAAGTTTGCTTTTGTTTCGCTATCCGCTGATAATGGGAATGTGGAATCAT GTATCAAACACTTTACTAAGGCAGATTTTAAGGGCCACATACTTTATGTGACCAGAGCAAGAGAAAGTTTCTTAGAAAGACTACAAAGGGAGAGAGAACTAGCAAAAATCAAAGAAGCTGAAAAG TTAGCTGAAGAAGAAAGTTTACCCAAGGATAATCCTGTATTGAAATTAAGTAGCAAACTGAATCCGAGAAAAAGGAAAGCAGAACTAAACCAAGTGACAGAGCATAACCATAGAAGTAATAAGCAAGTAGAGGAGTGGAATAAATCTTATGAATATCAACAGAAAACACAGAAACATCAAAGAGATGAATCCCGTCTACTTGTCGGAGACACCGCTGATAACAAAAACTTGTCTGCTGCCACTGAAGCTGATAAAAGGAAGCATGAGGCAGAAAAAAAACGATTGGAATCCATGAAGAAGAAGAGGCAGGAGTTTAAGGAAAAGAAAATGATCATCAAATCGGGATTAACTGGAGTT gataaagtacaaaataaaaaagtaatattttctgATGCGGAGGATGAAACACCAAGAGTAACAAAAACACatacaattacaaataaaagaCACCAAAATACGGTCCTATTTGAAgatgatgatgctgatgatTCCAATGATGAATTGAACTTTGAAgttaaaaaacaatttgaaGGCAAAAAGGGCCAGAAG GTTTTAGATTTGCAATCGAGATACAAATCTGATAAACGTTTCACCTTAGATGAAAGGTTCATTGACGATGATGAGGATGAGGAAAGTGAGAATAAACAAAGCAACACTACCGAAGAAGTAGAATTAGGTACAGAAGATGAAAAAGCTAAACAAATGAATATATTACAAGATGTACTCGGTGTtacacttaaaactaaatattcgGAAAATAATGATAGCAAAAAAAGCAA aCCTAAACCAGGAATGCTTCGATTTGATCCTCTTCAACCGGAACATGCCAAATTCTTGGCGCCAGTTGAACCCAAACCggacctaaataaaaaaataaagaaaaaaactaaagatAAGCAAGAAGTTGTAAAAGAAGTAGAACCCGAACCAGAAGGACCGAAGATTGAAGTTTCAaaagaacaattttataaagTCAGTGATGCATTGAAAGAAGCTATTGCACAACCAAGTCAATTTAGTTTGAGAAGTCTGTTTGGCAGTAAGGATAATGAcgaagatgatgatgaaaataaag GCCCACAAGAACAAGAAACTGACTACATACCCCTTGAAGCTCCGAAAgcaaaaaaagtgaaaaatccTCTAGATCCTAAAGAGAAGAATCCATTTGTTTACGATTCTTCTGACTCGGAAACTGAGGAAGCAGATCCAAAAGCGGACAAAGTGGAGAAAATGGAGACTTTACCAGCACCTGTGACTGAAACTAAAGCTGTGTGGAAAGAAAATTTATTCTTCACCAAATTTGATTCACGGCTTAAAG AAGGATTAGAGTCCTTCAACAAAGCACCTGAAAACGAAATTCAAAAGGAACGAAGGGAATTGAAGTCACTGATGAAGAAACGCATCTATAACAAGGACAGAAAGAACCAAATGTTCAAAAAGAAGATAGGAGGCAAaaagaaatctttaaaaaaaccaTATAGAAATAAaggttga
- the LOC118265972 gene encoding probable RNA-binding protein CG14230 isoform X6 encodes MISATRLFVGNLPENTEEKELYSAFSHFGEITSVDLKCKPGDTKESKKFAFVSLSADNGNVESCIKHFTKADFKGHILYVTRARESFLERLQRERELAKIKEAEKLAEEESLPKDNPVLKLSSKLNPRKRKAELNQVTEHNHRSNKQVEEWNKSYEYQQKTQKHQRDESRLLVGDTADNKNLSAATEADKRKHEAEKKRLESMKKKRQEFKEKKMIIKSGLTGVDKVQNKKVIFSDAEDETPRVTKTHTITNKRHQNTVLFEDDDADDSNDELNFEVKKQFEGKKGQKVLDLQSRYKSDKRFTLDERFIDDDEDEESENKQSNTTEEVELGTEDEKAKQMNILQDVLGVTLKTKYSENNDSKKSKPKPGMLRFDPLQPEHAKFLAPVEPKPDLNKKIKKKTKDKQEVVKEVEPEPEGPKIEVSKEQFYKVSDALKEAIAQPSQFSLRSLFGSKDNDEDDDENKGPQEQETDYIPLEAPKAKKVKNPLDPKEKNPFVYDSSDSETEEADPKADKVEKMETLPAPVTETKAVWKENLFFTKFDSRLKEGLESFNKAPENEIQKERRELKSLMKKRIYNKDRKNQMFKKKIGGKKKSLKKPYRNKG; translated from the exons ATGATATCTGCTACCCGCTTGTTTGTTGGGAATCTCCCAGAAAATACAGAAGAAAAAGAATTGTACTCGGCCTTCTCTCATTTTGGAGAGATAACGAGTGTGGATTTGAAATGCAAACCTGGCGATACAAAAGAAAGCAAGAAGTTTGCTTTTGTTTCGCTATCCGCTGATAATGGGAATGTGGAATCAT GTATCAAACACTTTACTAAGGCAGATTTTAAGGGCCACATACTTTATGTGACCAGAGCAAGAGAAAGTTTCTTAGAAAGACTACAAAGGGAGAGAGAACTAGCAAAAATCAAAGAAGCTGAAAAG TTAGCTGAAGAAGAAAGTTTACCCAAGGATAATCCTGTATTGAAATTAAGTAGCAAACTGAATCCGAGAAAAAGGAAAGCAGAACTAAACCAAGTGACAGAGCATAACCATAGAAGTAATAAGCAAGTAGAGGAGTGGAATAAATCTTATGAATATCAACAGAAAACACAGAAACATCAAAGAGATGAATCCCGTCTACTTGTCGGAGACACCGCTGATAACAAAAACTTGTCTGCTGCCACTGAAGCTGATAAAAGGAAGCATGAGGCAGAAAAAAAACGATTGGAATCCATGAAGAAGAAGAG GCAGGAGTTTAAGGAAAAGAAAATGATCATCAAATCTGGATTAACTGGTGTT gataaagtacaaaataaaaaagtaatattttctgATGCGGAGGATGAAACACCAAGAGTAACAAAAACACatacaattacaaataaaagaCACCAAAATACGGTCCTATTTGAAgatgatgatgctgatgatTCCAATGATGAATTGAACTTTGAAgttaaaaaacaatttgaaGGCAAAAAGGGCCAGAAG GTTTTAGATTTGCAATCGAGATACAAATCTGATAAACGTTTCACCTTAGATGAAAGGTTCATTGACGATGATGAGGATGAGGAAAGTGAGAATAAACAAAGCAACACTACCGAAGAAGTAGAATTAGGTACAGAAGATGAAAAAGCTAAACAAATGAATATATTACAAGATGTACTCGGTGTtacacttaaaactaaatattcgGAAAATAATGATAGCAAAAAAAGCAA aCCTAAACCAGGAATGCTTCGATTTGATCCTCTTCAACCGGAACATGCCAAATTCTTGGCGCCAGTTGAACCCAAACCggacctaaataaaaaaataaagaaaaaaactaaagatAAGCAAGAAGTTGTAAAAGAAGTAGAACCCGAACCAGAAGGACCGAAGATTGAAGTTTCAaaagaacaattttataaagTCAGTGATGCATTGAAAGAAGCTATTGCACAACCAAGTCAATTTAGTTTGAGAAGTCTGTTTGGCAGTAAGGATAATGAcgaagatgatgatgaaaataaag GCCCACAAGAACAAGAAACTGACTACATACCCCTTGAAGCTCCGAAAgcaaaaaaagtgaaaaatccTCTAGATCCTAAAGAGAAGAATCCATTTGTTTACGATTCTTCTGACTCGGAAACTGAGGAAGCAGATCCAAAAGCGGACAAAGTGGAGAAAATGGAGACTTTACCAGCACCTGTGACTGAAACTAAAGCTGTGTGGAAAGAAAATTTATTCTTCACCAAATTTGATTCACGGCTTAAAG AAGGATTAGAGTCCTTCAACAAAGCACCTGAAAACGAAATTCAAAAGGAACGAAGGGAATTGAAGTCACTGATGAAGAAACGCATCTATAACAAGGACAGAAAGAACCAAATGTTCAAAAAGAAGATAGGAGGCAAaaagaaatctttaaaaaaaccaTATAGAAATAAaggttga